A genomic segment from Conger conger chromosome 2, fConCon1.1, whole genome shotgun sequence encodes:
- the LOC133120853 gene encoding protein phosphatase 1B-like isoform X2, which translates to MGAFLDKPKTEKHTAHGGGNGLRFGLSSMQGWRVEMEDAHTAAVGLPGGLDDWSFFAVYDGHAGSRVANYCSQHLLEHITGSEGFPGDGGSGGGGGPEPPVEAVKSGIRAGFLKIDDHMRGFSDLRNGLDRSGSTAVAVLLSPEHLYFINCGDSRALLCRRGQVRLSTQDHKPCDPREKERIQNAGGSVMIQRVNGSLAVSRALGDYDYKCVDGKGPTEQLVSPEPEVFEIPRAPEDEFVVLACDGIWDVMSNEELCEFVRYRLEVCDDLEKVCNSVVDTCLHKGSRDNMSVVLVCLPNAPKVSEEAKKKEAELDKYLESRVEEIMETSGEEGLPDLGHVMRTLASDNIPNLPPGGGLASKRSIIEVVYSRINPHREEDGESEEAEEGSTGTHLREALRQFRISHRGQYHHVLEEALSSICQLGDAAEESPAPGDEAPPPESAAPGPQNAEVQLGSSSPPPTPENPNPPTV; encoded by the exons ATGGGTGCGTTCCTGGACAAGCCGAAGACGGAGAAGCACACGGCCCACGGTGGGGGTAACGGCCTGCGTTTCGGGCTGAGCAGCATGCAGGGCTGGcgggtggagatggaggacgCCCACACGGCAGCCGTGGGCCTGCCCGGGGGCTTGGACGACTGGTCCTTCTTCGCCGTGTATGACGGCCACGCCGGCTCCCGCGTGGCCAACTACTGCTCCCAGCACCTGCTGGAGCACATCACGGGGAGCGAGGGTTTCCCTGGCGACGGCGGCAGCGGCGGCGGCGGTGGTCCCGAGCCCCCCGTGGAGGCGGTGAAGAGCGGGATCCGGGCGGGCTTCCTGAAGATCGACGACCACATGCGCGGCTTCTCGGACCTCCGCAACGGGCTGGACCGCAGCGGGTCGACGGCCGTGGCGGTCCTGCTGTCGCCCGAGCACCTGTACTTCATCAACTGCGGCGACTCTCGGGCCCTGCTCTGCCGCCGCGGCCAGGTGCGGCTGTCCACGCAGGACCACAAGCCCTGCGACCCACGTGAGAAGGAGCGCATCCAGAACGCCGGCGGCAGCGTCATGATCCAGCGCGTCAACGGCTCGCTGGCCGTGTCCCGGGCCCTCGGTGACTACGACTACAAGTGCGTGGACGGCAAGGGCCCCACGGAGCAGCTGGTGTCCCCCGAGCCCGAGGTGTTCGAGATCCCCCGGGCCCCCGAGGACGAGTTCGTGGTGCTGGCCTGCGACGGCATCTGGGACGTCATGAGCAACGAGGAGCTGTGTGAGTTCGTCCGCTACCGTCTGGAGGTGTGCGACGACCTAGAGAAGGTCTGCAACTCCGTGGTGGACACGTGTCTGCATAAg GGAAGTCGTGATAACATGAGTGTGGTGTTAGTGTGTTTGCCCAACGCCCCCAAGGTGTCAGAGGAGGCAAAGAAGAAAGAAGCTGAGCTGGACAAGTACCTGGAGTCTCGTGTGGAAG AAATCATGGAGACCTCTGGCGAGGAGGGTCTCCCTGATCTTGGACATGTCATGCGCACCCTAGCCTCAGATAATATCCCCAATCTACCACCAGGGGGCGGCCTTGCAAGCAA GCGCAGCATAATCGAGGTGGTGTACAGCAGAATCAACCCTCACAGAGAGGAGGACGGG GAGTCGGAGGAAGCGGAGGAGGGCAGCACCGGCACCCACCTGCGGGAGGCCCTGCGGCAGTTCCGCATTAGTCACAGGGGCCAGTACCACCACGTCCTGGAGGAGGCGCTGTCCTCCATCTGCCAGCTCGGCGATGCGGCGGAAGAGAGCCCCGCCCCCGGCGACGAAGCCCCGCCCCCGGAGTCCGCCGCCCCGGGACCCCAGAACGCAGAGGTGCAGCTGGGAAGCTCGTCTCCTCCTCCGACTCCCGAAAACCCCAACCCGCCCAccgtgtga
- the LOC133120853 gene encoding protein phosphatase 1B-like isoform X1, with translation MGAFLDKPKTEKHTAHGGGNGLRFGLSSMQGWRVEMEDAHTAAVGLPGGLDDWSFFAVYDGHAGSRVANYCSQHLLEHITGSEGFPGDGGSGGGGGPEPPVEAVKSGIRAGFLKIDDHMRGFSDLRNGLDRSGSTAVAVLLSPEHLYFINCGDSRALLCRRGQVRLSTQDHKPCDPREKERIQNAGGSVMIQRVNGSLAVSRALGDYDYKCVDGKGPTEQLVSPEPEVFEIPRAPEDEFVVLACDGIWDVMSNEELCEFVRYRLEVCDDLEKVCNSVVDTCLHKGSRDNMSVVLVCLPNAPKVSEEAKKKEAELDKYLESRVEEIMETSGEEGLPDLGHVMRTLASDNIPNLPPGGGLASKRSIIEVVYSRINPHREEDGQESEEAEEGSTGTHLREALRQFRISHRGQYHHVLEEALSSICQLGDAAEESPAPGDEAPPPESAAPGPQNAEVQLGSSSPPPTPENPNPPTV, from the exons ATGGGTGCGTTCCTGGACAAGCCGAAGACGGAGAAGCACACGGCCCACGGTGGGGGTAACGGCCTGCGTTTCGGGCTGAGCAGCATGCAGGGCTGGcgggtggagatggaggacgCCCACACGGCAGCCGTGGGCCTGCCCGGGGGCTTGGACGACTGGTCCTTCTTCGCCGTGTATGACGGCCACGCCGGCTCCCGCGTGGCCAACTACTGCTCCCAGCACCTGCTGGAGCACATCACGGGGAGCGAGGGTTTCCCTGGCGACGGCGGCAGCGGCGGCGGCGGTGGTCCCGAGCCCCCCGTGGAGGCGGTGAAGAGCGGGATCCGGGCGGGCTTCCTGAAGATCGACGACCACATGCGCGGCTTCTCGGACCTCCGCAACGGGCTGGACCGCAGCGGGTCGACGGCCGTGGCGGTCCTGCTGTCGCCCGAGCACCTGTACTTCATCAACTGCGGCGACTCTCGGGCCCTGCTCTGCCGCCGCGGCCAGGTGCGGCTGTCCACGCAGGACCACAAGCCCTGCGACCCACGTGAGAAGGAGCGCATCCAGAACGCCGGCGGCAGCGTCATGATCCAGCGCGTCAACGGCTCGCTGGCCGTGTCCCGGGCCCTCGGTGACTACGACTACAAGTGCGTGGACGGCAAGGGCCCCACGGAGCAGCTGGTGTCCCCCGAGCCCGAGGTGTTCGAGATCCCCCGGGCCCCCGAGGACGAGTTCGTGGTGCTGGCCTGCGACGGCATCTGGGACGTCATGAGCAACGAGGAGCTGTGTGAGTTCGTCCGCTACCGTCTGGAGGTGTGCGACGACCTAGAGAAGGTCTGCAACTCCGTGGTGGACACGTGTCTGCATAAg GGAAGTCGTGATAACATGAGTGTGGTGTTAGTGTGTTTGCCCAACGCCCCCAAGGTGTCAGAGGAGGCAAAGAAGAAAGAAGCTGAGCTGGACAAGTACCTGGAGTCTCGTGTGGAAG AAATCATGGAGACCTCTGGCGAGGAGGGTCTCCCTGATCTTGGACATGTCATGCGCACCCTAGCCTCAGATAATATCCCCAATCTACCACCAGGGGGCGGCCTTGCAAGCAA GCGCAGCATAATCGAGGTGGTGTACAGCAGAATCAACCCTCACAGAGAGGAGGACGGG CAGGAGTCGGAGGAAGCGGAGGAGGGCAGCACCGGCACCCACCTGCGGGAGGCCCTGCGGCAGTTCCGCATTAGTCACAGGGGCCAGTACCACCACGTCCTGGAGGAGGCGCTGTCCTCCATCTGCCAGCTCGGCGATGCGGCGGAAGAGAGCCCCGCCCCCGGCGACGAAGCCCCGCCCCCGGAGTCCGCCGCCCCGGGACCCCAGAACGCAGAGGTGCAGCTGGGAAGCTCGTCTCCTCCTCCGACTCCCGAAAACCCCAACCCGCCCAccgtgtga
- the LOC133120853 gene encoding protein phosphatase 1B-like isoform X4 — protein MGAFLDKPKTEKHTAHGGGNGLRFGLSSMQGWRVEMEDAHTAAVGLPGGLDDWSFFAVYDGHAGSRVANYCSQHLLEHITGSEGFPGDGGSGGGGGPEPPVEAVKSGIRAGFLKIDDHMRGFSDLRNGLDRSGSTAVAVLLSPEHLYFINCGDSRALLCRRGQVRLSTQDHKPCDPREKERIQNAGGSVMIQRVNGSLAVSRALGDYDYKCVDGKGPTEQLVSPEPEVFEIPRAPEDEFVVLACDGIWDVMSNEELCEFVRYRLEVCDDLEKVCNSVVDTCLHKGSRDNMSVVLVCLPNAPKVSEEAKKKEAELDKYLESRVEEIMETSGEEGLPDLGHVMRTLASDNIPNLPPGGGLASKRSIIEVVYSRINPHREEDGNGGDLDDTW, from the exons ATGGGTGCGTTCCTGGACAAGCCGAAGACGGAGAAGCACACGGCCCACGGTGGGGGTAACGGCCTGCGTTTCGGGCTGAGCAGCATGCAGGGCTGGcgggtggagatggaggacgCCCACACGGCAGCCGTGGGCCTGCCCGGGGGCTTGGACGACTGGTCCTTCTTCGCCGTGTATGACGGCCACGCCGGCTCCCGCGTGGCCAACTACTGCTCCCAGCACCTGCTGGAGCACATCACGGGGAGCGAGGGTTTCCCTGGCGACGGCGGCAGCGGCGGCGGCGGTGGTCCCGAGCCCCCCGTGGAGGCGGTGAAGAGCGGGATCCGGGCGGGCTTCCTGAAGATCGACGACCACATGCGCGGCTTCTCGGACCTCCGCAACGGGCTGGACCGCAGCGGGTCGACGGCCGTGGCGGTCCTGCTGTCGCCCGAGCACCTGTACTTCATCAACTGCGGCGACTCTCGGGCCCTGCTCTGCCGCCGCGGCCAGGTGCGGCTGTCCACGCAGGACCACAAGCCCTGCGACCCACGTGAGAAGGAGCGCATCCAGAACGCCGGCGGCAGCGTCATGATCCAGCGCGTCAACGGCTCGCTGGCCGTGTCCCGGGCCCTCGGTGACTACGACTACAAGTGCGTGGACGGCAAGGGCCCCACGGAGCAGCTGGTGTCCCCCGAGCCCGAGGTGTTCGAGATCCCCCGGGCCCCCGAGGACGAGTTCGTGGTGCTGGCCTGCGACGGCATCTGGGACGTCATGAGCAACGAGGAGCTGTGTGAGTTCGTCCGCTACCGTCTGGAGGTGTGCGACGACCTAGAGAAGGTCTGCAACTCCGTGGTGGACACGTGTCTGCATAAg GGAAGTCGTGATAACATGAGTGTGGTGTTAGTGTGTTTGCCCAACGCCCCCAAGGTGTCAGAGGAGGCAAAGAAGAAAGAAGCTGAGCTGGACAAGTACCTGGAGTCTCGTGTGGAAG AAATCATGGAGACCTCTGGCGAGGAGGGTCTCCCTGATCTTGGACATGTCATGCGCACCCTAGCCTCAGATAATATCCCCAATCTACCACCAGGGGGCGGCCTTGCAAGCAA GCGCAGCATAATCGAGGTGGTGTACAGCAGAATCAACCCTCACAGAGAGGAGGACGGG aaTGGTGGTGACCTGGATGATACCTGGTAG
- the LOC133120853 gene encoding protein phosphatase 1B-like isoform X3, with the protein MGAFLDKPKTEKHTAHGGGNGLRFGLSSMQGWRVEMEDAHTAAVGLPGGLDDWSFFAVYDGHAGSRVANYCSQHLLEHITGSEGFPGDGGSGGGGGPEPPVEAVKSGIRAGFLKIDDHMRGFSDLRNGLDRSGSTAVAVLLSPEHLYFINCGDSRALLCRRGQVRLSTQDHKPCDPREKERIQNAGGSVMIQRVNGSLAVSRALGDYDYKCVDGKGPTEQLVSPEPEVFEIPRAPEDEFVVLACDGIWDVMSNEELCEFVRYRLEVCDDLEKVCNSVVDTCLHKGSRDNMSVVLVCLPNAPKVSEEAKKKEAELDKYLESRVEEIMETSGEEGLPDLGHVMRTLASDNIPNLPPGGGLASKRSIIEVVYSRINPHREEDGELSFDGSCRLLGCGERKSFTLQNSKL; encoded by the exons ATGGGTGCGTTCCTGGACAAGCCGAAGACGGAGAAGCACACGGCCCACGGTGGGGGTAACGGCCTGCGTTTCGGGCTGAGCAGCATGCAGGGCTGGcgggtggagatggaggacgCCCACACGGCAGCCGTGGGCCTGCCCGGGGGCTTGGACGACTGGTCCTTCTTCGCCGTGTATGACGGCCACGCCGGCTCCCGCGTGGCCAACTACTGCTCCCAGCACCTGCTGGAGCACATCACGGGGAGCGAGGGTTTCCCTGGCGACGGCGGCAGCGGCGGCGGCGGTGGTCCCGAGCCCCCCGTGGAGGCGGTGAAGAGCGGGATCCGGGCGGGCTTCCTGAAGATCGACGACCACATGCGCGGCTTCTCGGACCTCCGCAACGGGCTGGACCGCAGCGGGTCGACGGCCGTGGCGGTCCTGCTGTCGCCCGAGCACCTGTACTTCATCAACTGCGGCGACTCTCGGGCCCTGCTCTGCCGCCGCGGCCAGGTGCGGCTGTCCACGCAGGACCACAAGCCCTGCGACCCACGTGAGAAGGAGCGCATCCAGAACGCCGGCGGCAGCGTCATGATCCAGCGCGTCAACGGCTCGCTGGCCGTGTCCCGGGCCCTCGGTGACTACGACTACAAGTGCGTGGACGGCAAGGGCCCCACGGAGCAGCTGGTGTCCCCCGAGCCCGAGGTGTTCGAGATCCCCCGGGCCCCCGAGGACGAGTTCGTGGTGCTGGCCTGCGACGGCATCTGGGACGTCATGAGCAACGAGGAGCTGTGTGAGTTCGTCCGCTACCGTCTGGAGGTGTGCGACGACCTAGAGAAGGTCTGCAACTCCGTGGTGGACACGTGTCTGCATAAg GGAAGTCGTGATAACATGAGTGTGGTGTTAGTGTGTTTGCCCAACGCCCCCAAGGTGTCAGAGGAGGCAAAGAAGAAAGAAGCTGAGCTGGACAAGTACCTGGAGTCTCGTGTGGAAG AAATCATGGAGACCTCTGGCGAGGAGGGTCTCCCTGATCTTGGACATGTCATGCGCACCCTAGCCTCAGATAATATCCCCAATCTACCACCAGGGGGCGGCCTTGCAAGCAA GCGCAGCATAATCGAGGTGGTGTACAGCAGAATCAACCCTCACAGAGAGGAGGACGGG GAGCTGAGCTTTGATGGTTCCTGTCGTTTGCTGGGTTGTGGGGAGAGGAAAAGCTTCACGCTGCAGAACAGCAAGCTCTGA